The nucleotide sequence CATCTCAAATTAGTCAATTTTACAAAGTACTTACCGCTAAGAAATTCCCCTAGTACTCTTTAGTGAAATCTCCTGCCTGCCGATCATACATTGCAGGGGAAGTGAAATGTTTCAAACAAATCTTAAAAGTTTTAAGAATATTCGCGGTTTTAGTCTAATCGATTTGGTAGTGTCAATGTCTATGTTTTCCATCATGACTGCTACCGCGATTAGTAATTGGTACGACCTAACGAATAGTTCTGATAATGCAGCGGACGTTACAATCGCATATTTGAAAGAGGTGCGCACCAAAGCAATTCAAACAACACTTGCATACACGATCCAACCTGTTACTGCTTCAACAATATCGATCAAATATTCTCCAAAATGCTCAAGCACAACAAAAATAACTGATGCTAGTGCAACCCCACTGACATTACCTAAGGGAACTCAGTTTCAGAGCACTTCTTGGTCAATCTGCTTTGATAGTAGAGGATTTTCGTCGAGTTCTGGAACTTTTATCATCGGTGATTATAAAGGGCGAATAGAAACGATTCAATACTACCTCGGCGGAGGCATGCGAAAGGCGTGAAGCTAAGAACAATTCGGGATTCAGGTAGAGGCTTTGCATTATTGGATTCGATGATCTCAATCGTTATACTACTTGTTGTTATTTCTTCCTTAACAGCAGGCGCAGTTAAATATATGAAATATAATCGCACGGCCGAATTGAAAACTACTGCCGCCCTTGTTGCCCAAAAAAAGCTAGAAGAGTATCGGCAACAAGATCCTGCATCTCTACCAACATCAGGTAGCGTTAATTCAGTAGTAACGTCTGGTGGGCGTAATTTTACTGCGACAACTACATTTTGTTCATTGTCTACATTTTGTGACACGAACTCTAGGCATGTCAAAGTATCCGTCTCATATCAATCCGTGTCTTTGGGTTCATTGGAAACAGTTTATACACAATTAAAATAATTATGGCTGAACACGTTAAGTGGGGTACAAATAGCAAAGGTTTTACTACGATCGAGATGCTTGTTTCATCAGTAATTTTTTCTATTCTGGTTCTCGGCGCAGGTGGTACAATTGCCATGTACCGTTTAAATTATCATAATGATGTTGCAAAAACGCGACTTAACCAAAACTTACGAAATGCTACCGCGATTGTTTCATCTGCGTTAACCCAATCAGGTGAATATTTACCAGTTACATTTCCGATTATCGAATTGACAAATGGAACAAGTGGAAGTTCAGATCGAATAACAGTGAGAAAGGGACTCTTAGCAGAGGCTCCATTTCTATGTAAGACACTAGGAACTGGAGCAGCAGATCGAATTTATATCAGCAGTTCAGCTGGTGGTGCCCCGTCGGGGTGCGTCAGGGCGAATGTGACTACATCGTATAATACCTGGAAATCTTACCGTAGTGCAGCTACTGGAGCGCAAACTAAAGCATATATTTATGATAGCGCCGCCAAGGTTGGCGAATTTTTTTCTTATATTTCAGAAGTTGATACTGGGTCAGAATACTATTTAGTTCGGACTTCTGGGACTTGGGCAAACACATATAATACATCTTCAACTTCATTATATATTATTGAAGAGATAAAATTCCAGCGTACAACTGACACGCTAGAATTAATTATAAATGAAGATACTAGCAATCCGTATTACGCCACATTTGGTATTACGGATTTACAAGTTGAAATCCGCAAAGTTGATGATACAATTGTAAATTCTTTTTCGCGTTCTGACCAATGGCAGAAAATCAAGTATGTTGATTTTACTATCAATGGATTGGAATCAGGTATGAAAAAGACAATTTCAAAATCTCTAACAACAAGCATCTTCCCACGTAATATTCTAGGGCAATCATAATATGAAGTATACGAAGAATAATAGTCAAGGGTTTGCTTTGGTATACACACTAATGATGTTGGGCGTTCTTTCAATGCTTTCACTGACATATTTTCTTACAACTAAAATTGAGCTTGCATCGACCCGTCAAGGACGCGATAGCTTGGCGGGGTTTTATACCGCAGAAGCTGGGATGAACGTACGGGCAGCCGCGATTAGAACGAAATTTGTAAACTTTAATTTACCTTCTGGGACAAGTCCAAGTACAACGAATGCTTGCCAAGGCTCTAACCTCGGTGCAGGGGATTTCGCCTGTCAAACTAATACTCTTGGACAACATTCTGTTACTACTTACATAATTGCTGATGCGTCAAATCCGTACACGACAACAATTCCAGGCGGGGAAAAATTTAGTGGGCTTACTGCGTATGAATATCGTTACACAGCGCACGCTGAATCTAAAAATATCTCTAGTGGGCGTATTGAATCGATTTTAGAACTTAAATTTAAAAGCCGCACTGTCCCGTTATATCAATTCGCCTATTTTTATAACAAGGACTTAACGCTATTGCCGGGGGCGGCGATGAGCATTAGCGGAAGAATTCATGTCAATAATGACATCTATCTTGATGCCGTAAATACAAATCCAAATGGATTAAGTTTGACTGGTCAAGTAACCGTTGCTGGGGATTTTTGGCGTGGCGATAAAGCAGGTACAACAAATGTTTGTCGGGCAAATTCTGTAAGATTACTTGATCCTGTAACATATCAGACATTAAGTTCTGCATGCGGTGCAAGTGGCACAAGAGTCAAGGTTGACCCGAGCACTTTGTCAAGTTTCAATCAAAACATTGTAGTCGGGTTTTCACCTGTTGGAGTTCCACCGATTTCCTCTTGGGCTTCAGGGCCAGGCCATGTTTTTTGGGACCGTGCTGATTTGCGACTGGCACTAATGCTAAATAGTTCAGAAAATGCTGATACAGGTCAATCTGCGACAGGCATCATCGTTGTAGCAAATAATGCAACTAGCGCTAGTCAAAAAGACTCTACTGCAACAACGACTTTAAATAGTTCTACATCATGCCCAGGGGCATTAAGTGGCGGACGAGCGGTCGCTGTTTCTACTTGGAAAAATTATTGGATTAATAGCACATCTGGTGCAGATATGCGCGTACTGGATGTGGATGTAGTTGGGCTATTCAATTGCTTAAAAAATCAGAATTGGTTTGGCTGGGGTAAAACACTTGCGGATACAAGTGACGGAGGAATTGTGATTCATTTAACAGTAATTGGCCCTAATTCGAGCAATATTAATCGCTATGGCGTACGTCTTAGAAATGCCGCTGAGTTAAAATCTACTGTCAGTGGTGCTCCAACAATTAAGGGACTAACTATTGCTTCTGACCAAAATTTATGGACCCTGGGAAACTTCAACTCGACAAATAAAAAGCCTGCTGCGCTACTGGGAGAAACATATTTACTACATTCGAATCAATGGAATGACGCCAATACAACTTATTCAACGCGGAATGTAACAGCCTCAACAACTGTTAATGCGGCCATTGTATCAGGCAGTGGCACTACGGGGGGGATCGAAGGTATCGGCGGTCAAGGTGGCACTAAAGAGATAGGATTAATTATAAACGAAGAGAACTTTAATGGGAAGACGATTACTATAAACGGGGCGCTAGTAAGCTTGCACAGGCAAACTCGATTCCCTACAACGTATTACTACGGTAGCCCGCGCTATTCAGCTCCGACGAGAGTAATTACGTACGATACAAGTTTTAACAATCCAGCAAACCTGCCACCTTTGAGTTTAATGTTCGTTTATTTAAAGCAGGAATTGTTTATTCGCGATTATGAGCAATAAGAAGATTTAGATATATTAATTGGAGGTACGTTATGGTTAAGATAAATTTAGTGTTTTTAAGTCTATTCGCTTTGATGCCCGTTAGCGCTCTGGCCGATGAAGAAAATACTTCAATCGACTGTAGCGCTGAATGTGATAGTGGAGAGAAATTAGCCGGTGTTTCTGTTGGTGAAACTGACGCTCGTTGTTATTGTCACGTTGAGAGTGAAATGCAAGAAGTAACCCCAGAAGAGCGTGGTGAAGAGCCTTATCAGAATACTACGGAAGACCCAGATACTTTAGGTTAATTTACTGCACGGGTTACGTTAGATTGATGAGCGCGCTTTAATCAATGAAGTTCACGCTTAGTGATGCAATTTAAGTCGCTTCCCGACCTAGGTGTGTTGATCATTTATTGCGCTTCAGTCTTATTTTTATGTAAAACTATCTCATCACGGAGCATAGTCTTACATGAATGCCTATATCGTTGAAGCAATTCGTACCCCGATTGGAAAATACGCTGGAAGTTTAAGTTCAGTTCGACCAGACGATTTAGCTGCACTTGCAA is from bacterium and encodes:
- a CDS encoding type II secretion system protein, producing the protein MKLRTIRDSGRGFALLDSMISIVILLVVISSLTAGAVKYMKYNRTAELKTTAALVAQKKLEEYRQQDPASLPTSGSVNSVVTSGGRNFTATTTFCSLSTFCDTNSRHVKVSVSYQSVSLGSLETVYTQLK
- a CDS encoding prepilin-type N-terminal cleavage/methylation domain-containing protein, translating into MAEHVKWGTNSKGFTTIEMLVSSVIFSILVLGAGGTIAMYRLNYHNDVAKTRLNQNLRNATAIVSSALTQSGEYLPVTFPIIELTNGTSGSSDRITVRKGLLAEAPFLCKTLGTGAADRIYISSSAGGAPSGCVRANVTTSYNTWKSYRSAATGAQTKAYIYDSAAKVGEFFSYISEVDTGSEYYLVRTSGTWANTYNTSSTSLYIIEEIKFQRTTDTLELIINEDTSNPYYATFGITDLQVEIRKVDDTIVNSFSRSDQWQKIKYVDFTINGLESGMKKTISKSLTTSIFPRNILGQS